The stretch of DNA TTGGCGAGAGCTTGTTGGTGATCACCACCCTGGCCGACCAGATCAACGACCTGCGGGCCATGGCCGGCAAGCGTTCGCTGGACGCCGCGGCGCTGCGTGAAGAGCTCAACCACAGCCTGAAAACCGCCTTCGAACGCAACACCAAGGTGCTGGGCATCTGGCTCGCCTATGAGCCCAACGCCCTCGACGGCAAGGACAGCGAGTTCGCCAACGACACCGGCCACGCCTCCAACGAAGCCGGGCGCTTCGCCAGTTACTGGAGCCGTGCCGGCGGCACCGGGCTGAACACGGTGATGGTCGAAGAGGACATGAACAAGACCACCCTGAGCGTCAGCGGCACCCCCTACAACAGCTGGTACACCTGCCCGCGCGACAGCAAGCGCACCTGCCTGCTCGACCCGTACGCCGATACCGTGGGTGGCAAGCTGATGCTGATGACCACCATTTCCCTGCCGCTGATCGTCGACGGCAAAGTCATAGGCGTAATCGGTGTGGACATCGCCCTGGATGCCCTGCAGGCCGCGGCCGCCGACTCCCAGCGCGGGTTGTTCGACGGTGCCGGGCACATGCTGATCGTCGCCGGCAGCGGCATCCTCGCCGCCTACAGCAACGATGCGGCCAAGGTCGGCAAAGGCATCGCCGACACCCTCGGCGCCGAAGGCAGGGATGTGCTGCAACTGCTGGCCGGCACTACCCCGAAAATCCTCAAGCAGGGCGACCTGATCCGCGCCGTGTATCCGGTCAGCCCGATCGCCGATGCCCATCCCTGGGGCGTGGTGATCGACCTGCCGGAGCAAGTGCTGCTGGCCGACACCGTGAAACTCCAGGGCGTGCTCGACGACGCCCAGGCCCAGGGCACCCTGGTGTCGCTGCTGGTGGCGGCGATCGCCGGCGTGATCGGCCTGCTGCTGATCTGGCTGACCGCCTCCGGCGTGACCCGACCGATCAACAGCGTGGCGCAGATGCTCAAGGAAATCGCCAGCGGCGACGGCGACCTGACCCAGCGCCTGAAGTACGGCAAGCAAGACGAACTGGGCGAGCTGGTGGGCTGGTTCAACCGCTTCCTCGACAAGCTGCAACCGACCATCGCGCAGATCAAGCAGAGCATCACCGACGCCCGCGGCACCGCCGACCAGTCCTCGGAGATCGCCCGCCAGACCAGCGAAGGCATGCAGGTGCAGTTCCGCGAAATTGACCAGGTGGCCACCGCCTCCAACGAAATGAGCGCCACCGCCCACGACGTCGCCAACAGTGCCTCGAACGCCGCCAACGCCGCCCGTGGCGCCGACCAGTCGGCCAAGGACGGCATGACTATCATCGAGCGCAGCACCCGCGACATCAGCACCCTGGCCGAGGAGGTCAGCAAGGCGGTGGTCGAGGTCGAGGCCCTGGCGGTCAACAGCGAACAGATCGGTTCGGTGCTGGAAGTGATCCGCAGCATTGCCGAGCAGACCAACCTGCTGGCCCTCAACGCCGCCATCGAAGCGGCGCGCGCCGGGGAAAGCGGCCGCGGCTTCGCCGTGGTCGCCGACGAGGTGCGCAACCTGGCCAAGCGCACCCAGGACTCGGTGGAAGAGATCCGCCTGGTGATCGAACGCATCCAGAGCGGCACCCGGGGGGTGGTGGCGACCATGCATTCGAGCCAGGCCCAGGCCCAGAGCAACGCCGGACAGATCCAGCAAGCGGTGCAGGCTCTGGGCAAGATCAGCGACGCAGTCACGGTGATCAGCGACATGAACCTGCAGATCGCCAGCGCCGCCGAACAGCAGAGCGCGGTGGCCGAAGAGGTCAACCGCAACGTTTCGGCGATCCGCAGCGTGACCGAATCCCTCACCGAGCAGGCCACCGAATCGGCCCAGGTCAGCAGCCAGCTCAACGCCCTGACCACCCAGCAGATGAAGCTGATGGACCAGTTCCGCGTTTGACCTTGCCCCTGTAGGAGCGAAGCTTGCTCGCGATGAACCAGAGAGCGCCGCGTTGAGCCAGTGATCAGGCATCATCGTTGACGACCATCGCGAGCAAGCTTCGCTCCTACGGGGGACTGCGGCGCTTCACGCTTTTGATCTATGCTGGCCCCTCTCTTGCGGAGGGCCTGCAATGACCGATGTGCTGTCGTCTGTTCAAGCCGCGCTGGGCTTGCCTCGTACCCCGATTGCCATGACCTCGAGCGGCGCCCTGCCCTCGGCCTTCGACGTGACCGAACTGGCCAGCGCCA from Pseudomonas chlororaphis subsp. chlororaphis encodes:
- a CDS encoding methyl-accepting chemotaxis protein yields the protein MFDSLSIRLKIVLLSGLCLLGVVGLIVGMNIYQTNQNDQLVSSSSSRMLTDSVQNLLQARAAEQAVRVQKTFGESLLVITTLADQINDLRAMAGKRSLDAAALREELNHSLKTAFERNTKVLGIWLAYEPNALDGKDSEFANDTGHASNEAGRFASYWSRAGGTGLNTVMVEEDMNKTTLSVSGTPYNSWYTCPRDSKRTCLLDPYADTVGGKLMLMTTISLPLIVDGKVIGVIGVDIALDALQAAAADSQRGLFDGAGHMLIVAGSGILAAYSNDAAKVGKGIADTLGAEGRDVLQLLAGTTPKILKQGDLIRAVYPVSPIADAHPWGVVIDLPEQVLLADTVKLQGVLDDAQAQGTLVSLLVAAIAGVIGLLLIWLTASGVTRPINSVAQMLKEIASGDGDLTQRLKYGKQDELGELVGWFNRFLDKLQPTIAQIKQSITDARGTADQSSEIARQTSEGMQVQFREIDQVATASNEMSATAHDVANSASNAANAARGADQSAKDGMTIIERSTRDISTLAEEVSKAVVEVEALAVNSEQIGSVLEVIRSIAEQTNLLALNAAIEAARAGESGRGFAVVADEVRNLAKRTQDSVEEIRLVIERIQSGTRGVVATMHSSQAQAQSNAGQIQQAVQALGKISDAVTVISDMNLQIASAAEQQSAVAEEVNRNVSAIRSVTESLTEQATESAQVSSQLNALTTQQMKLMDQFRV